The genomic window GCAACGCGTTGGCGGGCACGGAGGTGGCCACGGCCATGAGGGCGACGAAGCCCATCGCGGCACCCGCGAAGATCTTGGTCGTGATGCGACGCTTGCGCGCGATGCTCGTCGGGCGGGGCGACGCCGGTGCGGCGGCCTGGCGGGATGATGCGCGGGGCTTCGAGGCCGGCTTCGGTGCAGCTGCGCGGCGCCCGCGGGGGGCGTCGACCGTGGACGCGTCGACCGTCACGGTGATGGACTCGGTGGCCGGAGTGGAGTCGGAAGCCACGGCAGGCTCGGTGATGAGGGGCTCTGCCTCGACCGGCGCGATGTCGGAGACATCGGAGGTGTGCACGGCGTCGATCGCCTCGGCGATCATCTGGTCGACCGGGTCGACGGCCGCGGCCGCCTCCTCCTGGTCGGCGCTGGCCTCGTGCGTCGGGTCCTGCAGCACGGACTCCTGGTGCTCCAGGGCGGCCGCCGCCTGACGCTCACGTTCGCGGAGTTCACGGCGGCTGAGCGGCGGCGTCTGCACGGGTGCAGCGTCGTTCTCGACAGACGTGTTCTGCGGGTCCTGAGGGTCGGGAAGCACAGGGGTGTCCTCAGGGCTGGCATGGCGTGACAAGGGGGCGGGGGCCTTTCAATGGGCTTGCAGGAAGGTCTCGACGTCCATCCGCGCGGGGGAACGCGAAGGTAACGAATGCATAAATGCTAGCAACGGGAGGCTGAAAAAGCCATGGCAGTGCTCGGTTTTACTCGGGAAAACCCTGGTCAGAGGCCATATGAGAGTTCTCTTATGAACGAGTCGCCACCGGAGCGTTACCGCGAGCGGCTCCAGCGCGCATGGAGTTTCACCCGGTCGGCGTCGCGAAGCCCTGCTCGACGAGGAGCCGTTCGAGGACCGCGAGCAGCGGCGCATCGGCGGCCATGATGAGCTGCGTGGTGGCCGGGGCACCGTCGAAGCCGGCGACCGTCGCGCCCGCCTCGGCAGCGATGAGTGCGCCCGCGACCTGGTCCCACGGCTTCAGGCCGCTCTCGTAGTAGGCGTCGAGGCGGCCGGACGCGACGCTGCAGAGGTCGAGTGCGGCGGAGCCGATCCGACGGACGTCGCGGAAGGTCCCGAGGAGGGCGCCGAGCACGGCCGCCTGCTCCATGCGCCGCGAGGCGGTGTACGAGAAGCCGGTGCCGAGCAGCGCCACGTTCGGTGCCACGCCTCGGTTGACCTCGAGGGTGCGGCCGTTCAGTCGTGCGCCACCGCCGCGGGAGGCGGTGTAGTGCTCACCCAGGACCGGGTTCACCACGGCTCCGGCGAGAGCGGTCCAGGTGGCCGGGTCCGGTTCGCCCTCGACGACCCCGATGCTGACGGCGTACGCAGGGATGTCGTAGAGGTAGTTGACGGTGCCGTCGATGGGGTCGACGACCCAGGTCAGGCCGGAGGTCCCCGTCGCGCCGCCCTCCGTGCCGGTCTCCTCGCCGAGGAATCCGTCGTCCGGTCGTGCTGCGAGGAGGCGGTCGCGGATGAACTGCTCGGACTCGCGGTCGGCTCGGGTCACGACGTCCTCGACCGACGACTTGCTCGCGGCGATCTCGACGCCCTCACGGCGTCGGCGCAGGATCAGCTCGCCGGCCTCTGCGGCGATGTCGGTGGCGATCTGGAGGAGTTCTTCGTGTCCGGTCACCCCACCACCCTATGGCGGCACGACTTGAGTGCCCTTCGACAAGCTCAGGGACCGAACCGTTCCCGAGCACACCTCCGCCGGTCACTGAGCCTGTCGAAGTGCCCCCGAGAAACCTGCGAAAGGCTCAGGGACCGGCGCAGGTCAGAACGGTGCAGGATCTGGCTCCGTCCGATACTGCTTGCCGTCGGGCGTCGTCCAGTCGAGGACGCCGCCCGGTTTGCGGTCGAGGCTCCAGCCGGGCAGGTGCTTCATCCGGTGGTGATGTCGGCAGAGACAGGCGAGATTGCCGACATCTGTTGAGCCGCCGTCTTCCCACGCGACGGAATGATCGAGATCGCAGGCTCTGGCGCGTCTGCCGCAGCCTGGCGCCCGACAGGTGCCGTCCCGGAGGCGGACCGCGCGTTGCAGGTCGGCCGGAACGCGGTACTGATTCCGCCCTACCGAGAGGACCGCACCTGTCTCAGGCTGGACGAGGATCCGGGTGAAACTCGGTGCATTCACCGCGATGCGTGCGGCGGTCTCGGGGTCGATTGGCCCGTAGCCGTCCAGGGTTGCCGGGGCGTCAGAGACACCGGCCATGCTGAGCGCCGGGACCGTGATCTGGACGGTGGGGACGATGTGCTCCTGCACTTCGATCGGGTGCGGGAGCATCGGGCTCGACATGACATCTTCCGGCGTGACACCGGTGAGGGCGAGCGCCGCGAGTGCGTCCGCTTGCATTTGTGCGCAGGTGCGGGTGTCGCCCGCTGCGCGTGACTCGGCGGCGGCCGTTTCAACCCGTTCGATGATGCCCTGGGCGATGGGCGCGGTGGTGAAGAGATGCACCCAGGCCATGCCATCCGCTGCGGGCTCGAATTCCACCCGGCGGTCTGCCTCGGAGCGGACGGCTCGGGCGGTGATCGATTCCGGATGGAGGCGCTCGCGCAGGACGCGGGCGCGTTGACGGAGGTACGAGACGGTCGCGCCTTCGGCGACCGGCAGCACCTGCTCGAGGAACACCGCCCGGCCAGCGGCAGGGACGTCGCAGAGCTGGTCCGTGATCACCTGTGCATGCCGCGCCGAGATACGGCCCACCTCAAGCGACGCCAGCACCGCCGGTGCGTCGTTCACGAGGCGCTCGGCGTCGTTGGTCGCACGCTGGATCGTCCGCTCCGGGATCCGGGTCGCCATCGCGAGGGCCGCACAAGTGGAGCGACGGGACAGGGCCTGGCGCTCGGCCGGCGGGAAGATCGCAGGGACGGTGGCGTCGGCAAATGCGTCCGCGTGGGCGGCGGAACGGGCCAGGAGGCGCGCTTTCCGTGCGTCCAGGACAGCCTGCTGGCGGTGGAGGTCCGCCCACTCGTCCGAGAACTCCGCGAGCTGCGCGGCGTACTCGTCGCCGACGCGGATCGCGGTAAAGGTGGTCTCGGTCATGGGACAAGTCCACCATGGACCACTGACATTCCAGATGCCGAGTCGGGTCGGTTGTGGAAGGCTCCTCGGGTGCCCTTCGACAGGCTCAGGGACCGGCGGGGGCTCCCCGGCTCGCCAGCACCACGAAAAATCGCCCCATCCGGAGGATGAGGCGATTTGTCCGTGGCGAGTGAGGGATTCGAACCCCCGAAGGCTGAGCCGTCTGATTTACAGTCAGATCCCTTTGGCCGCTAGGGTAACTCGCCAAGCGCGCCCGACCGACTTTCGAACAGCCAACCGAAAGCGCTTGACCAATATAGCCGTCAGACCGCCGGACGCGAAATCAGCATCGGCATCCGTCACCGAGCCGCTCAGCGCTTGTCGGACGGCGCGGCTTCGGCGTACTCGTTCGCCGCGGCGGCGACCCGCCGAAGGTACTCGGGTGACGAGTTGTACGCCCGGATCCCACTCAGCCAGCCGTCCTCCGTCCGCATGTCGTAGTCGCTCGCCCGGCAGAGGTAGTTCGCGGCAGCCATCGCCGCGTCGTCGAGGTTCTGCGGGTCGAGCACGCCGTCACCACTCGCGTCGGTCCCCCAGTTCTCCCACGACTGCGGGATGAACTGGAACGGGCCGACGGCACGGTCGTGGACCGGGTCGCCGTCGATGACCCCCTGGTCGGTGTCGGTGATCTCCTCGGTCTCGCCACCCTTCAGCGGCACACCGAAGATCGGCGGTGTCACGACGCCGTCCTCGCCGAGCTTCGAGCCGTCGTGGCGACCGTGGTCGCTCTCGGCGAACCCGACAGCCGCGATCGTCGTCCAGCCGATGCCGCACTCCGGCGTCAGCTCGGCCTTGCGGATGGCCGCACCGGCATAGGACCGCAGGGCGCGCTCGGGGATGCCACTCGCCTCGGCAACGTCGGTGATCCACTGGGGATCGGCGAGGTCGACGTTCGCGACACCGCCGTCGGGGGCGTCGCTCTTCGGCGGGAGCTCGACGGGAACCGCATACGGGACGGGGGCCGGCTCGGGAGCACAACCGCTCAACACGAGCACACCGATCACCAGGGTCGCTCCGGCGAGCGCCCCTCGTCGTCCGACGATGGTCCGCTGGTCCTGCTTCACCGGGCTGCGCATCGCACCCACCCAACCACACCTGCCTGAGCGACACCGGCGCTACCATGGTCCACATGGCAGATTCATCGTTTGACGTCGTGAGCAAGGTCGACAAGATGGAGGCGGACAACGCCCTCAACCAGGCGCACAAGGAGGTCGAGCAGCGGTACGACTTCAAGAACGTCGGTGCCTCGATCGCCTGGAGCGGCGAGAAGATCCTCATGAAGGCGAACACCGAGGAGCGCGTGAAGGCGATCCTCGACGTCTTCGAGTCGAAGCTGATCAAGCGCGGCATCTCGCTCAAGAGCCTCGAGGTCGGCGACCCGTTCGCGAGCGGCAAGGAGTACCGGATCGAGGCGACCCTCAAGGAGGGCATCAGCCAGGAGATCGCGAAGAAGGCCAACAAGCTCATCCGCGACGAGGGCCCGAAGTCGGTCAAGTCGCAGATCCAGGGCGACGAGCTCCGTGTCTCGTCGAAGAGCCGTGACGATCTCCAGGCCACCATGGCGCTGCTGAAGGGCGCCGACCTCGACATCGACCTGCAGTTCGTCAACTACCGCTAGCTGGTCGGACGCGGTCGATCACCTCGATCGCGTCATGATCGACCTCTGCACCACTCTCTTCACCGGAGCACCCGATCCGGTGGGCTCCCGTTCGGCACGGTGCCGGACGAACCGCACCCGCGCGAGCGGGCTCGATGGTTGGAGTGCAGCAGTGGATCACCAGAGACCCGCGGACGGGTCGCATCTCGAACTCTTCCGGACCTCGCGCGCCGGCCAAGAGGTCGGTGTCCCGTGCTGGTGCGCGATCGGTGCGAACCACAGCTACGCCGACTGGCTCGCCGCCGGGCGACCGGATCCGCGCCGTCCGATGGGCTCGCGACGACACCTGCCGCCCACTGAACGCTAGCGGTACGCGGTCGGCGGCTTCGTGAGGTAGCCGCGTCCCCATGCGACGATCTGCTCGAACGCGCGCTGTCGGACGGGCTCCTCGGACAGGAAGACGTCGTGCAAGGCGCCGTCGAGCCGCACGATCGTGACGGTCTCGCCCAAATCGAGCGCGCGGTCCGCGACCGCGTCGACGTCGAGCGCCGTGTCACTCCGCATCATCGCGTCGTTCCACCGCGGCAGCAGGACACTCCGCGCCGAGAGCAGCGTGAGCGCCGGCACGCGCAGCTGCAGGCCCGCGTCGACGAGCCGATGCCCTCGCAGGATCGCGTTCAACCACCCGGGATGCAGCGGGAACCCGTGGACCGGCCGCCAGGCGAGGTCGTAGTCCCAGGCCCCGTCCATCGTGCTCGACACGGAGCGGGTGTAGAACCCGAGGTCGACGACGGGGAGCTGGGCACGCGGATCGATCCGCGATCCGGCTTGGACGAGCGGGGCGATCGCGAGCCGCCCGAGCTGCCTCGCCTGGAATTCGAGCCACGGACTGTTCAGGACGAGACCGGCGACGCGATCCTGGTTCCTGGCCGTCCAGAGACTCAGGGTGAGCCCGCCGGTCGAGTGGCCGAGGAGGACGAGTCGGCGCCGGGTCCGCCGCCCGGCGGCGTGTTCGTCGGAGCCGTGCCCCATCACCGAGAGCGCGGCCTCGATGTCCTCGTCGTAGGTGCGGAGGTCGTCGACGTATCCCGGCGTCTGGTGCGGGCGGAGGCTCCGGCCGTACTTGCGCAGGTCGAGAGCGTAGAACCGCGCTCCGAGCCTGGCCCAGAATCGCGCGAGGTGGCGTTGGAAGAAGTAGTCGGACCAGCCGTGGACGTACAGGACGTCGATGCCGTCCGCGACGTCGGGCAGCAGGAACTCGCCGAGCTGCTCGAGGGGCGGCATCCGGTAGCGGACGAGGGTCGCGACGACGTCACCTTCATCGTCCGGTTCGAGGGTCAGCGTGCGCTGCTGGAAGCCCTCGCCGAGGATGTCGGCGGTCCACCCGCGAGATCCGGCCATACCGCCACGTTACCGCGCCCCGTGATCGGTGGTCGGATGGTCGGGCTCGCCCGCCGACCATCCGACGTTCCGACTACTGCTGGTACGGATTGTGCTGCTGCGGGGCCTGCGGCTGCTGTCCGTAGGGCTGCTGCGCCTGACCGTGCTGCTGCGAGCCGTGGTCGTGCTGACCCTGCTGGTGCTGGCCCTGCTGCTCGTGCTGACCCTGCAGGAACTGCTGACCGTGCTGCTGACCGCTGTGCTGCTCGTGCGGAGCGTCGGCGAGGCCCTCGGGTGCGACGAACCGCGTCGCGAGCACGGCACCGATCGTGAGGAAGCCCGCGAGGGTGACCCCGTAGAGGATCGGCGACAGGAAGCCCTGGTTGACGAAGAACGCCGGCGTGCCGTACTGCTCGACGACACCGCGCACGATGGTGACGATGAGCACCACGAGCAGCAGGACGCCGGTGCCGACGGCCGCGGCGATGCCCACCGACTGGATCAGGTCGCGGGCGGTGCGGACCCGCGTGAGCGGACGGACCATGATGAGGATGAGTGCCGCCCCTGCGCCCCAGAGGGCGATGTTGACGAGGTTCGCACCGAAGCCCAGCAGGACGTCACCGACGGGGAAGTACTCCGAGATGCTGAAGAACGACCCGATGATGCCCACCAGTGCGACGGCCGCAGCGATACCCGCTGCGATGCCGACCGACACGAGCGCGAGACGCGTCTCGCGTGCACGAGGGTTCGGCGCCTTCTGCGGAGCCTGCCCGTACTGCTGCGGCTGACCGTACTGACCCTGCTGCGGCTGACCGTACTGCCCCTGGGGGGCTCCGTACTGACCGGTCTGCTGCGGTTGGCCGTACTGCCCCGTGTCCTGACCGTACTGGCCGGTGTGCTGCGGCTGGCCCGGGTGCTGCGGCTGGCCGTACTGGCCCTGCTGCGGCTGACCCCACTGGCCCGCCTGCTCACCGTTCTGCGGCTGGCCCCACTGGCCACCCTGCTGCGGAGCCGGGGTCTGCTGACCCGCCTGGTCCCACTGCTGCTGCACGGAATCCGGGTGCATCTCGCCGTAGCGCGGCTGCTGCTGGTGCTGCTGCCGGCCGTCGGCGACGAATGCCGGCGGCTCGGACGGCGGTACGGACGTCGGCTGCTCCGACGGGACGTTCTGGGGCGCGTTGGGGTCGGTCATCCGTCCAGCATAGTGACCGACGCCCGTCGGAACCGGGTTCCGTCGAGCGGCTTGACGCGGGGCGATCGGCGGGATCGCGGGCGCGGCTCAGGCGGACGGTGTCCCGGTGCCCGAGGGCTGCGCGCGCGAGATCGCCACCATCTCCTCGCGCGGCACCACCTTGATGCGGGCGCGACCCTGTGGTTCACCGAGCGCGATCTCATGCTGGTCGAGGAGGTGCCAGCCTTCGAGGTCCGTGTAGGCCACGCCGCGCGACTCGAGCAGCGCGACGACGGCCTCCTCCTCCGGTTCGGCCGGCGCCCACCAGTCCGCCTGATCGTTGATGACGTGGCTGATGGTCTCCATCGCGTCCGACTTCGTGTGGCCGATGAGGCCGACCGGACCACGCTTGATCCACCCGGTCGCGTAGACGCCCGGGACGCGCTCGTTGCTCTCGGGGTGGAGGACCTTGCCCTCGTGGTTGGGGATCACGCCGTGCCTCGAGTCGAAGGGCACGCCGGGCAGCGGACTTCCGAAGTACCCCACCGCGCGGTAGAGCGCCTGGATCGGCACCTCGCGGATCTCACCCGTGCCCTCGACCCCGCCCTGACCGTCTGGTCTCGTCCGCTCGTACCGGAAGGCGGCGACCTTGCCGGAACCGTCGTCGACGATTTCGACCGGCTTCGCGTAGAAGTGCAGGTGCAGTCGGCGCGAGGCCTGACCGGTCTCGCGCTTGCGCCACTGCTGCAGGACGCGGTCGATGACCATGACCTGCTTGTTGCTCGCCACCGCCGCCTTCGACGCGTCGTCGTAGTCGAAGTCCTCGTCGGCGAGGATCATGTCGACGTCGTTGAGCTCCCCGAGTTCGCGGAGCTCCAGCGGCGTGAACTTCACCTGTGCGGGCCCGCGACGCCCGAAGACGTGCACGTCGGTCACCGGCGACTGCTGCAGCCCCTCGTGGACGTTGGCCGGGATCTCCGTCGGGAGCAGATCCTCCGGGTGCTTCGCGAGCATGCGAGCGACGTCGAGCGCGACGTTCCCGTTGCCGATCACGGCGATCGACTCCGCTTC from Plantibacter flavus includes these protein-coding regions:
- a CDS encoding inositol monophosphatase family protein — its product is MTGHEELLQIATDIAAEAGELILRRRREGVEIAASKSSVEDVVTRADRESEQFIRDRLLAARPDDGFLGEETGTEGGATGTSGLTWVVDPIDGTVNYLYDIPAYAVSIGVVEGEPDPATWTALAGAVVNPVLGEHYTASRGGGARLNGRTLEVNRGVAPNVALLGTGFSYTASRRMEQAAVLGALLGTFRDVRRIGSAALDLCSVASGRLDAYYESGLKPWDQVAGALIAAEAGATVAGFDGAPATTQLIMAADAPLLAVLERLLVEQGFATPTG
- a CDS encoding HNH endonuclease signature motif containing protein, with the protein product MTETTFTAIRVGDEYAAQLAEFSDEWADLHRQQAVLDARKARLLARSAAHADAFADATVPAIFPPAERQALSRRSTCAALAMATRIPERTIQRATNDAERLVNDAPAVLASLEVGRISARHAQVITDQLCDVPAAGRAVFLEQVLPVAEGATVSYLRQRARVLRERLHPESITARAVRSEADRRVEFEPAADGMAWVHLFTTAPIAQGIIERVETAAAESRAAGDTRTCAQMQADALAALALTGVTPEDVMSSPMLPHPIEVQEHIVPTVQITVPALSMAGVSDAPATLDGYGPIDPETAARIAVNAPSFTRILVQPETGAVLSVGRNQYRVPADLQRAVRLRDGTCRAPGCGRRARACDLDHSVAWEDGGSTDVGNLACLCRHHHRMKHLPGWSLDRKPGGVLDWTTPDGKQYRTEPDPAPF
- a CDS encoding lytic transglycosylase domain-containing protein: MRSPVKQDQRTIVGRRGALAGATLVIGVLVLSGCAPEPAPVPYAVPVELPPKSDAPDGGVANVDLADPQWITDVAEASGIPERALRSYAGAAIRKAELTPECGIGWTTIAAVGFAESDHGRHDGSKLGEDGVVTPPIFGVPLKGGETEEITDTDQGVIDGDPVHDRAVGPFQFIPQSWENWGTDASGDGVLDPQNLDDAAMAAANYLCRASDYDMRTEDGWLSGIRAYNSSPEYLRRVAAAANEYAEAAPSDKR
- a CDS encoding YajQ family cyclic di-GMP-binding protein encodes the protein MADSSFDVVSKVDKMEADNALNQAHKEVEQRYDFKNVGASIAWSGEKILMKANTEERVKAILDVFESKLIKRGISLKSLEVGDPFASGKEYRIEATLKEGISQEIAKKANKLIRDEGPKSVKSQIQGDELRVSSKSRDDLQATMALLKGADLDIDLQFVNYR
- a CDS encoding alpha/beta hydrolase, which codes for MAGSRGWTADILGEGFQQRTLTLEPDDEGDVVATLVRYRMPPLEQLGEFLLPDVADGIDVLYVHGWSDYFFQRHLARFWARLGARFYALDLRKYGRSLRPHQTPGYVDDLRTYDEDIEAALSVMGHGSDEHAAGRRTRRRLVLLGHSTGGLTLSLWTARNQDRVAGLVLNSPWLEFQARQLGRLAIAPLVQAGSRIDPRAQLPVVDLGFYTRSVSSTMDGAWDYDLAWRPVHGFPLHPGWLNAILRGHRLVDAGLQLRVPALTLLSARSVLLPRWNDAMMRSDTALDVDAVADRALDLGETVTIVRLDGALHDVFLSEEPVRQRAFEQIVAWGRGYLTKPPTAYR
- a CDS encoding FAD-dependent oxidoreductase; translation: MTKLRLAIVGAGPAGIYAADILLKAERKFDVSIDLFEQLPAPYGLVRYGVAPDHPRIKGIINALRDVLDRGDIRIFGNVRFGVDITLDDLKHHYNAVIFSTGAVEDAPLDIPGIDLDGSYGAAEFVSWFDGHPDVPRTWPLEAESIAVIGNGNVALDVARMLAKHPEDLLPTEIPANVHEGLQQSPVTDVHVFGRRGPAQVKFTPLELRELGELNDVDMILADEDFDYDDASKAAVASNKQVMVIDRVLQQWRKRETGQASRRLHLHFYAKPVEIVDDGSGKVAAFRYERTRPDGQGGVEGTGEIREVPIQALYRAVGYFGSPLPGVPFDSRHGVIPNHEGKVLHPESNERVPGVYATGWIKRGPVGLIGHTKSDAMETISHVINDQADWWAPAEPEEEAVVALLESRGVAYTDLEGWHLLDQHEIALGEPQGRARIKVVPREEMVAISRAQPSGTGTPSA